A single region of the Cyanobacteria bacterium GSL.Bin1 genome encodes:
- a CDS encoding asparaginase, protein MNKKRTQTPEVEVHLLREGIIESLHQVHALVCDDRGRILSFAGHCETASFIRSALKPFQALPTVKSGAFEQFQLTDKDLAIMCSSHQGTVQQARQVFNILWRADVEPTALQCPIPPGKRSPLEHNCSGKHAGMLAACQQHGWPLSQYLRHRSPIQELILKGVGELLQMPGAEFIGVQDDCGAPTYFMQLSQMATLYAHLSSGDDLYLERISRAMTHYPEMVAGEGSFDTELMKATNGEIVSKSGAEGVQCIGRIGEGMGLAIKALDGSKRAKYATAIHLLMQMGWISPSISENLAEKFMSFDEHKRLEVIGELTFV, encoded by the coding sequence ATGAACAAAAAACGGACGCAAACCCCAGAAGTGGAAGTTCATCTCCTGCGCGAAGGAATCATCGAATCTCTCCATCAAGTCCATGCCCTCGTCTGTGATGACCGAGGACGTATTTTATCTTTTGCCGGTCATTGTGAAACGGCTTCGTTTATTCGTTCCGCTTTAAAGCCCTTTCAAGCCCTACCAACGGTAAAGAGTGGCGCCTTTGAACAGTTTCAACTCACTGATAAAGACCTCGCCATCATGTGCAGTTCCCATCAAGGAACGGTGCAACAAGCCCGACAAGTGTTTAATATTCTCTGGCGTGCTGATGTTGAACCCACTGCTTTACAGTGCCCAATTCCACCCGGAAAACGCAGTCCTCTCGAGCATAACTGTTCTGGGAAACATGCAGGAATGCTTGCCGCTTGCCAACAGCATGGTTGGCCCCTCAGCCAGTATTTGCGTCATCGTAGTCCGATCCAAGAATTGATCCTCAAGGGGGTCGGCGAACTGTTACAGATGCCGGGTGCAGAATTTATTGGCGTTCAAGATGATTGTGGTGCCCCGACCTATTTTATGCAACTGTCGCAAATGGCAACCCTTTATGCTCATTTATCTTCGGGAGATGATCTTTACTTAGAACGAATTAGCCGGGCGATGACCCATTATCCAGAAATGGTTGCAGGAGAAGGGTCCTTTGATACGGAGTTAATGAAAGCCACGAATGGGGAAATCGTTAGTAAATCGGGTGCTGAAGGCGTACAGTGTATTGGTCGCATTGGTGAAGGGATGGGTTTAGCCATCAAAGCCCTCGATGGTTCAAAACGAGCAAAGTATGCCACTGCGATTCATCTGTTGATGCAAATGGGTTGGATTAGTCCTAGCATCTCCGAAAATTTGGCGGAAAAGTTTATGAGTTTTGATGAGCATAAGCGCTTAGAGGTTATTGGTGAGTTGACGTTTGTTTAA
- a CDS encoding DUF4168 domain-containing protein, producing MTLSYLNLIKVTFLTGTWLFSASGLDIVSNKIFDHPGFQIRLIAQAQNYDENTLRNYAQALLEIEPLRQRALQDIQTVLNSQEVPSIACNRAQSYQDLPAEAQSLIVDYCNRSQNIVQQQGLTVSEFNNITTDVQSNPQLKQEVQAEMQELQ from the coding sequence ATGACACTCTCTTACTTAAACTTAATTAAAGTTACCTTCTTGACAGGAACTTGGCTATTCTCAGCCAGTGGACTCGATATTGTTAGCAATAAAATCTTTGATCATCCTGGATTTCAGATTCGCCTCATTGCACAAGCACAAAATTACGATGAGAATACTTTAAGGAATTATGCACAAGCCCTACTTGAAATTGAGCCCTTACGCCAAAGGGCTTTACAGGATATTCAAACCGTCTTAAATTCACAAGAGGTTCCCAGTATTGCTTGTAACCGTGCCCAAAGCTATCAAGACCTCCCCGCAGAAGCCCAATCCCTCATTGTTGACTATTGTAACCGCTCCCAAAATATCGTTCAGCAACAGGGATTAACCGTCTCGGAATTTAATAATATCACAACTGACGTTCAATCCAATCCCCAGCTGAAACAGGAGGTACAAGCAGAAATGCAGGAGTTGCAATAA
- the holA gene encoding DNA polymerase III subunit delta, with protein sequence MPVYFFWGEDEYRLNQAITALREKVVDPLWGEFNEDLIPGEKTEAVTEGLDQALTPPFGGGGRLIWVRQTNLGQHCSSALLSELERTLPQLPATSHLLFTSDKKPDGRLKSTKVLKNYATIREFAVIPPWKTEQLLAQVETMAKEKGVELTMPAKERLAEAVGNNTRLLSQELEKLSLYAAGKQVALDESAIAQLVSASTHNSLQLAKAIANGDTNQALKLIAELLNRNESALKIVAVLVGQFRTWLWIKLKVEQGERDQQVIAQAAEIKNPKRVYFLRQEVHSFTLQQFLDAFPMLLTLEADLKKGKPPEITLQTQIIQLCEVFQKQ encoded by the coding sequence ATGCCAGTTTACTTTTTTTGGGGGGAAGACGAATATCGTTTAAATCAAGCGATCACTGCTTTACGAGAAAAAGTGGTTGATCCTCTCTGGGGAGAGTTCAATGAAGATCTCATTCCTGGAGAAAAAACAGAGGCAGTAACCGAAGGACTCGATCAGGCTTTAACCCCTCCCTTTGGGGGAGGCGGGCGTCTGATTTGGGTGAGGCAAACGAATTTGGGTCAACATTGTTCTTCTGCCTTATTATCTGAGTTAGAGCGCACGTTACCCCAATTACCAGCAACGTCTCATTTACTATTTACCAGCGACAAAAAACCAGATGGACGGTTGAAGTCCACAAAAGTCTTAAAAAACTACGCCACAATCAGAGAGTTTGCGGTCATTCCCCCCTGGAAAACGGAACAATTGTTGGCGCAAGTGGAAACGATGGCTAAAGAAAAAGGAGTAGAATTGACAATGCCAGCAAAGGAACGTCTAGCAGAGGCAGTGGGGAATAATACGCGCTTGTTATCTCAGGAATTAGAGAAATTGTCTCTCTATGCTGCTGGGAAGCAGGTTGCCCTTGATGAAAGCGCGATCGCGCAACTGGTCAGTGCCAGTACCCACAATAGTTTACAATTAGCAAAAGCAATTGCTAATGGAGATACAAACCAGGCCCTGAAGCTAATTGCTGAGTTATTAAACCGGAATGAATCTGCCCTTAAAATTGTTGCCGTTTTAGTCGGACAATTTCGCACTTGGTTGTGGATCAAGCTTAAAGTAGAACAAGGAGAAAGAGATCAGCAAGTCATTGCTCAAGCGGCAGAAATTAAGAATCCAAAGCGGGTTTATTTTCTGCGCCAAGAAGTCCATTCCTTTACTTTACAGCAATTTTTAGATGCTTTCCCGATGCTGTTAACTTTAGAAGCTGATCTCAAAAAAGGAAAGCCCCCGGAAATAACTCTGCAAACCCAAATTATTCAACTTTGTGAAGTTTTTCAAAAGCAATGA
- a CDS encoding DUF1868 domain-containing protein yields MDEAYQKYVERVGRLSQPTLYPTQLKNIQESPKFQRDDQGRVKAKAFPGYSVVTPPYEEDTGNEGFYHHLAQTQKRLLTQLPQDFILPVPASSFHVTLADLIWGDEFEAAVAKNSEFETQLRHQIAVSFEQYQKENYVSNPLQWQLLGLIIRPRAIVVGLLPKDENSYQQVIQLRRAIYQNQGLLSLGLEQHYHFLAHVTLGYFGNVPQASQQDEICTTLTAINDQWLEADPKILTVYRAELRKFSDMTAFTRQPDFPVTTFGEK; encoded by the coding sequence TTGGACGAAGCGTATCAAAAGTATGTGGAACGAGTCGGACGATTATCGCAACCGACTTTATATCCCACCCAATTAAAAAATATCCAAGAATCCCCTAAATTCCAACGGGATGACCAAGGGCGAGTCAAAGCAAAGGCTTTCCCTGGATACAGTGTCGTTACTCCTCCTTATGAGGAGGATACAGGGAATGAGGGATTTTATCACCATCTTGCTCAAACACAGAAACGTTTACTCACTCAACTGCCTCAGGATTTTATTTTACCGGTTCCTGCTTCCAGTTTTCATGTCACATTAGCGGATTTAATCTGGGGTGATGAATTTGAAGCAGCAGTTGCGAAAAATTCTGAATTTGAAACGCAATTGAGACATCAAATTGCTGTTAGTTTTGAACAATATCAAAAAGAAAATTACGTTTCTAACCCCTTGCAGTGGCAATTATTAGGGTTAATTATTCGTCCGCGCGCGATCGTCGTTGGGTTATTGCCCAAAGACGAAAATTCTTATCAGCAAGTTATCCAATTACGCCGTGCCATCTATCAAAATCAAGGCTTATTATCGTTAGGTTTAGAACAGCATTATCATTTCTTAGCTCATGTTACCCTCGGCTATTTTGGCAACGTGCCTCAAGCCTCTCAACAAGATGAAATTTGCACGACATTAACCGCAATTAATGACCAATGGTTAGAAGCCGATCCCAAAATCTTAACGGTCTATCGGGCTGAATTACGCAAGTTTTCTGATATGACAGCCTTTACACGCCAACCTGATTTTCCGGTCACTACCTTTGGTGAGAAATAA
- a CDS encoding cobalt-precorrin-8X methylmutase: MSKRSLNHPIVEASFAIIDREVGAHPYSQKEYRVIRRAIHATADFDFLNLFYFSEQVIAKAIQALQTKTPIIVDVGMVEKGIQGMVDKTSQNPIICALEAAKEIPAGKTRTETGLLNCLEIYPQGIYVIGNAPTALLALCDAIAQGKAQPSLVIGAPVGFVSVVESKQALAQTLVPQIRVEGRKGGSAVAGAIMNALLVLSAEEA, translated from the coding sequence ATGAGTAAACGATCCCTAAATCATCCTATTGTCGAAGCAAGCTTTGCCATTATTGATCGCGAAGTTGGCGCTCATCCCTATTCCCAGAAAGAATATCGGGTTATTCGTCGTGCGATCCACGCAACAGCAGATTTTGATTTTTTAAACTTGTTTTATTTTAGTGAGCAAGTGATTGCAAAAGCAATTCAAGCTCTTCAAACTAAAACGCCGATTATCGTTGATGTGGGAATGGTAGAAAAAGGAATTCAAGGGATGGTTGATAAAACCTCCCAAAATCCAATCATTTGTGCCCTGGAAGCGGCGAAAGAGATTCCTGCTGGCAAAACCCGCACTGAAACCGGATTACTCAATTGTCTAGAAATTTATCCCCAAGGGATTTATGTGATTGGGAATGCCCCCACTGCCCTATTAGCGCTTTGTGACGCGATCGCGCAAGGAAAGGCACAACCGAGTTTAGTCATTGGCGCACCGGTGGGGTTTGTCTCAGTGGTCGAGTCAAAACAAGCCCTGGCACAAACGCTAGTTCCTCAAATTCGAGTGGAGGGGCGCAAAGGGGGATCGGCAGTAGCTGGTGCCATTATGAATGCTTTATTGGTGTTAAGTGCAGAGGAAGCATGA
- the cbiE gene encoding precorrin-6y C5,15-methyltransferase (decarboxylating) subunit CbiE, translated as MSQQSHLHVVGIGLDGKAGLTETVRQIVEEATLLVGSERQLSYCSQQSAIQLKLGNFETTIAQIKTYLQGSEKIVVLTSGDPLFFGFGRLLLDHFPAEQLTFHPHLSSLQLAFNRIKVPWQEATLISSHGRSTEALIKAMQRGDETIGILTDQENSPSAIAQLITALDLPFSYQFWICENLEGKEENCQCLELETVKQTQFSPLNVVILLRKKSPLPSLAALPSLGLPDETFLSFPDRPGLMTKREIRPLIIAELALQPQQIIWDIGAGTGAVSIEIARLFPTSQLYAMEKTAMGVALIQQNCERLAVTNVTAIAGKAPDQLPVSDAPHRIFIGGTGGKMKEILTLCQEQLAPGGRIVLALATLEHLAQARQWLREHQWRDRVLQVQISRSLPLSHLTRLSPLNPVTLLTAWRD; from the coding sequence ATGAGTCAGCAGTCGCATCTTCATGTCGTGGGAATCGGGCTAGATGGCAAAGCGGGATTAACCGAAACGGTTCGGCAAATTGTGGAAGAAGCCACTTTATTAGTGGGCAGCGAACGCCAACTCAGTTATTGTTCTCAGCAGTCTGCTATTCAATTGAAACTTGGTAACTTTGAAACCACGATCGCGCAAATTAAAACCTATCTTCAGGGTTCCGAAAAGATCGTTGTTCTCACCAGTGGTGACCCGTTATTTTTTGGTTTTGGTCGCTTGTTATTAGACCATTTTCCGGCAGAACAATTAACCTTTCATCCTCATTTATCATCCCTGCAACTCGCCTTTAATCGTATCAAAGTCCCTTGGCAAGAAGCGACCTTGATTAGTAGCCATGGACGCAGTACTGAAGCCTTAATCAAAGCAATGCAGCGGGGAGATGAAACAATTGGCATTCTCACGGATCAAGAAAATAGTCCCAGCGCGATCGCGCAATTAATAACCGCACTCGATCTCCCCTTTTCCTATCAATTTTGGATTTGTGAGAACCTAGAAGGAAAGGAAGAAAATTGTCAATGTCTGGAGTTAGAAACCGTTAAACAAACTCAATTTTCTCCGCTTAATGTGGTTATTTTACTGCGAAAAAAATCGCCTTTACCTTCTTTAGCAGCGTTACCGTCTCTGGGCTTACCCGATGAAACCTTTCTCAGTTTTCCGGATCGTCCCGGCTTAATGACCAAACGCGAAATTAGACCCTTAATCATCGCTGAACTCGCCCTACAACCGCAGCAAATCATTTGGGATATTGGGGCAGGCACGGGGGCCGTTTCTATCGAGATTGCCCGTTTGTTTCCCACATCGCAGCTTTATGCCATGGAAAAAACTGCGATGGGCGTTGCCCTCATCCAGCAAAATTGTGAACGTTTAGCAGTTACTAACGTTACCGCCATTGCCGGAAAAGCACCCGATCAATTACCGGTATCAGACGCCCCCCACCGGATTTTTATCGGTGGCACAGGCGGTAAGATGAAAGAGATTTTAACACTTTGTCAAGAACAATTAGCCCCTGGCGGTCGCATTGTTTTGGCACTGGCGACCCTAGAACATTTAGCACAAGCAAGGCAATGGTTAAGGGAACATCAGTGGCGCGATCGCGTTTTGCAAGTTCAAATTTCGCGATCACTCCCCCTTAGCCACCTGACTCGTTTGTCTCCGCTTAACCCAGTAACCCTGCTCACAGCTTGGCGCGATTAG
- a CDS encoding DUF98 domain-containing protein, with translation MNWQPTPTLETNWYALNPLWQGGEEVVKTGLPHEQLPPAWQILLLGDGSPTRHLRLLTREPIEVDVIDMSPIGNVRDRAPVGIEAVPAPRLRRQVWLRTASGQRLAYAVSWWDAQEVDEYLQNRALPIWDNLSRLHTELYRDIQGIYYGHSPELEKAFQQSGPFWGRHYLFWHNGQPLTLIYEVFSPYLKKYLD, from the coding sequence TTGAACTGGCAACCGACCCCTACTCTAGAAACGAATTGGTACGCCCTCAATCCCCTGTGGCAAGGGGGCGAAGAAGTTGTTAAAACGGGACTTCCTCACGAACAACTGCCTCCAGCTTGGCAAATTTTACTGTTAGGAGATGGTTCTCCCACCCGACATTTAAGACTACTGACCCGGGAACCCATTGAGGTGGATGTCATTGATATGTCACCCATTGGAAACGTGCGCGATCGCGCTCCCGTTGGCATTGAAGCGGTTCCCGCCCCACGACTGCGGCGTCAAGTGTGGTTACGCACTGCCTCTGGACAACGTTTAGCTTATGCCGTTTCTTGGTGGGATGCCCAAGAAGTAGATGAATACTTACAAAACCGCGCTTTACCGATTTGGGATAATTTATCTCGCCTCCACACAGAACTTTATCGCGATATTCAAGGGATTTATTACGGGCATTCTCCGGAACTCGAAAAAGCCTTTCAACAAAGCGGTCCCTTTTGGGGACGACATTATCTGTTTTGGCACAATGGTCAACCCTTAACCTTAATCTATGAAGTCTTTTCTCCCTATTTGAAGAAATACCTGGATTGA
- the hflB gene encoding ATP-dependent zinc metalloprotease FtsH, with the protein MPIETETQRSRKEAKPNPFGDTLFLFLTFFFLINFLFATVFKSQPPEVAYSQFVQDVQAGKVERATISPDRIEYVLKSESKEGTSVFTTTPVPMDLELPQILRENKVEFSAPPPSNWEWLGNILSWVFPPLLFFGIWVWLFSRAQSEGPAALTIGKSKVRVYSEGDTGVTFADVAGVDEAKAELEEIVDFLQRAERYIRLGAKIPKGVLLVGPPGTGKTLLARAVAGEAGVPFFSISGSEFNELFVGIGASRVRDLFEQAKQQAPCIVFIDELDALGKSRAAIGPYSGVNDEREQTLNQLLSEMDGFEANTGVIILAATNRPEVLDPALQRPGRFDRQVVVDRPDKKGREAILKVHIQGVKLADDVDLEKIAARAVGFAGADLANLVNEAALLAARNQREAVTFADFNSAIERVVAGLERKSRVLGEKEKQIVAYHEVGHAIVGGLMPGANPVEKISIVPRGSGALGYTLQLPEEDRFLLSESEIRGQLTTLLGGRSAEELVFGEVSTGAADDIQKATDLAERAITLYGMSEELGPVAYERIKGQFLDDYMNPRRQVSPKVAEMIDNQLQGLINGALHVAKGTLEYNRELLEETAQVLLQKETLEGEELHAYLARTHLPEEFQNWLKTGELNKEWALLSGID; encoded by the coding sequence ATGCCGATAGAAACTGAAACGCAACGATCGCGCAAAGAAGCGAAGCCCAACCCATTTGGTGATACTCTATTTCTTTTTTTGACCTTCTTTTTTTTAATCAACTTTCTGTTCGCAACGGTCTTCAAGTCACAACCACCAGAAGTTGCCTATAGCCAATTTGTCCAGGATGTTCAAGCCGGAAAAGTCGAGCGAGCCACCATCAGTCCAGACCGCATTGAGTATGTCCTCAAATCGGAGTCAAAGGAGGGAACATCAGTTTTCACCACGACTCCAGTGCCAATGGATTTAGAATTACCTCAGATTTTGCGAGAAAATAAGGTTGAATTTTCTGCGCCTCCTCCCAGTAATTGGGAATGGCTGGGGAATATTTTGTCTTGGGTGTTCCCTCCGCTGCTATTCTTTGGCATTTGGGTGTGGCTCTTTAGCCGTGCGCAATCAGAAGGACCCGCAGCACTGACTATCGGTAAAAGTAAAGTTCGCGTCTACTCAGAAGGGGATACAGGAGTAACCTTTGCCGATGTTGCTGGTGTAGACGAAGCCAAAGCCGAACTGGAAGAAATTGTTGATTTCTTACAACGGGCGGAACGCTACATTCGTTTAGGGGCAAAAATTCCGAAAGGCGTCTTACTCGTTGGACCCCCCGGAACGGGAAAAACCCTCCTCGCCAGAGCAGTTGCTGGAGAAGCCGGGGTTCCGTTCTTTAGTATTTCTGGATCAGAATTTAATGAGTTATTTGTGGGGATTGGCGCTTCTCGGGTGCGAGATCTCTTTGAACAAGCCAAACAGCAAGCGCCCTGCATTGTGTTTATTGATGAGTTGGATGCCCTAGGCAAGTCACGAGCTGCTATTGGTCCCTATAGTGGCGTGAATGATGAGCGTGAGCAAACCCTGAACCAATTGCTCTCAGAAATGGATGGCTTCGAGGCCAACACGGGTGTCATTATTTTAGCGGCAACCAACCGCCCGGAAGTTCTTGATCCGGCGCTGCAGCGCCCCGGTCGCTTTGATCGCCAAGTGGTAGTGGATCGTCCCGATAAAAAGGGTCGAGAGGCAATTCTCAAAGTCCATATTCAAGGGGTCAAACTTGCCGATGATGTAGATTTAGAAAAGATTGCCGCGCGTGCCGTGGGGTTTGCCGGTGCCGATTTAGCGAACTTGGTGAATGAAGCTGCTTTATTGGCTGCACGGAATCAACGAGAAGCGGTAACGTTTGCTGATTTTAACAGCGCGATCGAGCGAGTTGTGGCAGGCTTGGAGCGAAAATCCCGAGTGCTCGGTGAAAAAGAAAAACAGATTGTTGCTTATCATGAAGTCGGTCACGCCATTGTCGGTGGGTTAATGCCCGGAGCTAACCCAGTGGAAAAAATCTCAATTGTGCCACGGGGTAGTGGAGCATTAGGGTACACCTTGCAACTTCCGGAAGAAGATCGTTTCTTGCTCAGTGAAAGCGAAATTCGCGGGCAACTAACCACATTACTGGGGGGACGATCTGCCGAAGAGTTGGTCTTTGGGGAGGTTTCAACGGGAGCCGCTGATGATATTCAAAAAGCAACCGATTTAGCAGAGCGAGCCATCACCCTTTATGGAATGAGTGAGGAACTGGGACCCGTTGCTTATGAGAGAATCAAAGGACAATTTCTAGACGATTATATGAACCCTCGTCGCCAAGTCAGTCCGAAAGTTGCAGAAATGATTGATAACCAACTGCAAGGGTTGATTAATGGAGCGCTTCACGTCGCTAAAGGCACTCTAGAGTATAACCGAGAATTATTAGAAGAAACCGCTCAGGTTCTGTTGCAAAAAGAAACCTTAGAAGGGGAAGAATTACACGCCTATTTAGCAAGAACTCACTTACCGGAAGAATTCCAAAACTGGCTCAAAACTGGGGAATTAAACAAGGAGTGGGCTTTATTGTCTGGAATTGATTAA
- a CDS encoding DUF1614 domain-containing protein, whose protein sequence is MIYLPVSLLLFLLLLFLLPFLWIAITLEIVEIAVAKLGFSPNMAVLIFVAMLVGSTINIPLYRIESVRPIVPDVRDLWLQQFWGIPLHKVRQTTVVALNVGGGLIPVLLAIYELTRSNPMAILGVTLIVTVVSYFSAQIVPGIGIQMDALISPLTATISALLIAEPIAPSIAFAGGILGTLIGADLLHLREIQRMSAGVLSIGGAGVFDGIAMCGLFALLLT, encoded by the coding sequence ATGATTTATCTCCCGGTATCGCTTTTACTATTTTTATTGCTGTTATTCCTTCTGCCATTTCTCTGGATCGCAATTACCCTTGAAATTGTTGAGATCGCAGTTGCCAAACTGGGGTTTTCTCCCAATATGGCAGTTTTAATTTTTGTTGCCATGCTTGTGGGGAGTACCATCAATATTCCGCTTTATCGCATTGAATCAGTCAGACCTATTGTTCCTGATGTTCGTGATTTGTGGCTACAACAATTCTGGGGAATTCCTTTGCATAAAGTTCGCCAAACCACCGTTGTTGCCCTGAATGTTGGCGGTGGTTTAATTCCGGTTTTGTTAGCGATTTACGAATTGACCCGTTCCAATCCGATGGCTATTTTGGGAGTCACGCTAATTGTGACTGTTGTTAGCTACTTTTCTGCTCAAATTGTCCCTGGAATTGGCATTCAGATGGATGCTCTCATTTCTCCCCTCACTGCGACGATTAGTGCGCTACTCATTGCTGAACCCATCGCCCCTTCCATTGCGTTTGCTGGCGGAATTTTAGGGACCCTGATTGGGGCTGATTTACTCCATCTCAGAGAAATTCAACGGATGAGTGCGGGTGTTCTTAGTATTGGTGGGGCTGGGGTCTTTGATGGGATTGCAATGTGCGGTTTGTTTGCTTTGCTTTTAACCTGA
- a CDS encoding photosystem I assembly protein Ycf3, which produces MPRTQRNDNFIDKSFTVMADLILKMLPTGKQSKEAFTYYRDGMSAQADGEYAEALDNYHEALKLEEDPNDRSYILYNIGLIHTSNGEYEKALEYYQEAIEANARLPQALNNIAVIYHHQGDLAKQEGREEEAEAFFDQAAEYWKDAIRMAPNNYIEAQNWLKTTGRSDIDVYF; this is translated from the coding sequence ATGCCACGGACTCAGCGCAACGATAACTTTATCGATAAGTCATTTACGGTGATGGCAGATTTAATCTTAAAAATGCTGCCCACTGGAAAACAGTCCAAAGAAGCTTTTACCTATTACCGGGATGGGATGTCAGCCCAAGCAGACGGAGAATATGCAGAGGCATTGGATAATTATCATGAAGCCTTAAAACTGGAAGAAGATCCCAATGATCGCAGCTATATCTTGTACAATATAGGCTTGATTCATACCAGTAATGGTGAGTACGAAAAAGCACTCGAATATTACCAAGAAGCGATTGAAGCCAATGCTCGTCTTCCCCAAGCCCTCAATAATATCGCTGTCATTTATCACCATCAGGGAGATTTAGCCAAACAAGAAGGGCGAGAAGAAGAAGCAGAAGCTTTCTTTGATCAGGCAGCAGAATATTGGAAAGATGCGATTCGCATGGCGCCGAATAACTATATTGAAGCTCAAAATTGGTTAAAGACGACAGGTCGTTCCGATATAGATGTTTACTTCTAA
- the gatC gene encoding Asp-tRNA(Asn)/Glu-tRNA(Gln) amidotransferase subunit GatC, whose translation MIDLEQVKKVAHLARLELTPEEEQQFTTQLSSILEYVEQLNELDTTDVAPTTRAIDVSNVTREDECRPYLEQEALLDQAPEREDTFFRVPQIMSSDE comes from the coding sequence ATGATTGATCTCGAACAAGTGAAAAAAGTTGCTCATCTTGCCCGGTTAGAACTCACGCCGGAGGAAGAACAACAATTTACAACCCAACTCAGTAGTATTTTGGAGTATGTGGAACAACTCAACGAGTTGGATACTACGGATGTTGCTCCCACTACTCGCGCGATCGATGTCAGTAATGTGACCCGAGAAGACGAATGTCGTCCCTATTTAGAGCAAGAAGCCTTACTGGATCAAGCCCCAGAGCGAGAAGATACGTTCTTCAGAGTTCCCCAAATCATGAGTAGTGACGAATAA
- a CDS encoding nuclear transport factor 2 family protein, translating to MLDSFLKKLPQWSLLAAIALFFPPQLTQAAPANTAPKNLTQFLNSLATAANNEDTAAVRAAYSSNFTTESGLNGETLAQKLETLWEQYDQLDYQVELQSWEQQGDTLVAETLTRIRGLRNAQGQDVVLEATLRSRQEIRGEQIVSQQMLSEQSKVYIGDNAPRVKVSAPNQVEVGQDFNFDVIVQEPIGNDILMGAALEEEVTAQGYLNPENLDLEILPAGGIYRLGEAPTAPGKRWLSAIVVRDNGMTLVSQRLNIVPATAALSNSKED from the coding sequence ATGCTCGATTCTTTTTTGAAAAAACTACCGCAATGGTCTTTACTTGCAGCGATCGCGCTCTTCTTCCCTCCTCAGCTCACTCAAGCTGCCCCTGCCAATACAGCACCGAAAAATTTAACCCAATTCCTTAATTCTCTGGCAACAGCTGCTAATAATGAGGATACGGCAGCGGTTCGCGCTGCTTACAGCTCGAATTTTACCACTGAATCCGGTTTAAATGGTGAGACTTTAGCGCAAAAGCTAGAAACCCTCTGGGAACAGTATGATCAGCTTGATTATCAAGTCGAACTCCAAAGCTGGGAACAACAAGGAGATACCCTCGTTGCGGAAACACTCACTCGCATTCGCGGCTTACGAAACGCCCAAGGGCAAGATGTTGTCTTAGAAGCCACGCTGCGATCGCGCCAAGAAATTCGGGGCGAGCAAATTGTTTCCCAACAGATGCTCAGTGAACAATCCAAAGTTTACATCGGTGATAATGCCCCGCGAGTCAAAGTAAGCGCCCCCAATCAAGTGGAAGTCGGACAAGACTTTAACTTTGATGTGATTGTTCAAGAACCCATTGGCAATGATATCTTGATGGGAGCGGCGTTGGAAGAAGAAGTCACTGCCCAGGGCTATTTAAACCCAGAAAATCTGGATCTAGAAATTTTACCAGCCGGTGGGATTTACCGTTTGGGAGAAGCACCGACAGCACCGGGTAAGCGTTGGCTTTCTGCGATTGTGGTTCGCGATAATGGGATGACTCTCGTCTCGCAACGATTGAATATTGTTCCTGCAACTGCTGCGTTGTCGAACTCTAAGGAAGATTGA